One window of Candidatus Nitrospira kreftii genomic DNA carries:
- a CDS encoding Sulfate transporter, with protein MTTYEAERNLASHEDELSARGCDRLAIPKPVTLPRSAAFQAQYAGRDIAAGLIAGSMAIPLTVGIAMMSEYPIKVGLATVAFACLIGWINAWFRPGNYIGCPGIAAGLAPVLAVGVATFGLENMAFAIFLTASIQAIIWKFNWQRYILVAVPVYLVEGLLAGVGLKIALKFLAFTYELPPDMDAGDSFLNGARIQMILISMAGYGLFVYLFLKFKNSQPAIPYFVIITAGTILAQFVSVPMLSMEDTDLTLTLPVPHFDRPLTALYMLGFAVMLAMIDIIEQVMSNAAIEKIDPLKRKCNSNNSLLAIWIANLGSSFFGGMTNLDGLAKSTTNRLAGAYTKFSVLIIGCVVTFFTFNTHALVYLPKFALAIIMIFSGWKMIEGLVHVTHHGPYAMILAILCGVLVFKVGIFEGLLIAMTVHGFVHYMMYANLDKMPGKAIVKRYIDDLKKNGGDVS; from the coding sequence ATGACAACGTATGAAGCAGAAAGAAACTTAGCATCACACGAAGATGAACTGAGCGCCAGAGGGTGTGATCGACTGGCCATACCGAAACCGGTGACCCTACCTAGATCAGCCGCTTTTCAAGCACAGTATGCGGGACGTGATATCGCCGCCGGACTGATTGCAGGGTCGATGGCGATCCCCTTGACGGTGGGCATCGCCATGATGTCCGAGTATCCCATTAAGGTGGGACTGGCAACCGTCGCGTTTGCCTGCTTGATCGGTTGGATCAATGCCTGGTTCAGGCCTGGTAACTACATCGGCTGTCCAGGAATCGCGGCGGGTCTGGCGCCGGTATTAGCCGTCGGCGTCGCCACCTTTGGCCTAGAGAACATGGCCTTCGCGATTTTCCTGACGGCGAGCATCCAAGCCATCATATGGAAATTCAACTGGCAGCGATATATTTTGGTGGCCGTGCCCGTCTACCTCGTCGAGGGACTGTTGGCAGGCGTTGGTCTGAAGATTGCCCTCAAGTTTTTGGCCTTCACCTATGAGCTCCCTCCAGACATGGACGCTGGTGATTCGTTCTTGAACGGCGCGCGTATCCAAATGATCCTAATCTCGATGGCGGGGTATGGCCTCTTTGTCTATCTTTTTTTGAAGTTCAAGAATTCGCAACCTGCGATTCCCTATTTCGTCATCATTACAGCGGGTACCATCCTTGCTCAGTTCGTATCGGTCCCCATGTTGTCCATGGAGGATACAGACCTCACGCTCACGCTGCCGGTCCCACACTTTGATCGTCCCTTGACCGCTCTCTATATGCTAGGATTTGCAGTGATGTTGGCAATGATTGACATTATCGAACAGGTAATGAGCAATGCCGCGATTGAAAAAATAGACCCGCTCAAGAGGAAATGTAATAGCAACAACAGTTTGCTGGCCATCTGGATCGCTAACCTGGGGTCGAGCTTCTTCGGCGGCATGACCAATCTGGACGGGTTGGCCAAGAGTACCACCAATCGCTTGGCCGGAGCCTATACGAAATTTTCCGTCCTCATCATCGGGTGTGTCGTCACCTTCTTTACCTTCAACACCCACGCGCTGGTCTATCTCCCAAAGTTTGCATTGGCCATCATCATGATTTTCTCAGGTTGGAAGATGATCGAGGGACTTGTGCATGTGACCCATCACGGTCCCTATGCCATGATCCTCGCCATCCTATGCGGAGTCCTGGTCTTTAAGGTGGGCATTTTTGAAGGATTGCTGATTGCCATGACCGTACACGGGTTCGTTCACTATATGATGTATGCCAATCTCGACAAAATGCCTGGGAAGGCCATCGTCAAGCGGTACATTGATGACCTCAAAAAGAATGGAGGCGACGTCAGCTAG
- a CDS encoding hypothetical protein (conserved protein of unknown function) translates to MEIKVYYEDTDCGGVVYYANYLKYFERARTEYLESRGCSIADWMQRGVVFVVVHAEAYYYSAGRYGDTLMIETDVAEVTRATVTFSHVVREKLSNRIVVKGSARLAATDHHGKVRRLDTTIVTALRTVPRPSEAHISQP, encoded by the coding sequence ATGGAAATCAAAGTCTATTACGAAGATACCGACTGTGGCGGAGTTGTCTACTACGCCAATTATCTCAAATATTTTGAGCGGGCCCGTACCGAATATCTTGAATCACGAGGTTGTTCGATCGCTGACTGGATGCAACGGGGTGTGGTCTTTGTCGTGGTACATGCGGAGGCATACTACTACTCAGCTGGCCGATATGGAGACACGTTGATGATTGAAACGGATGTTGCTGAGGTGACACGAGCCACCGTCACATTCTCACATGTGGTACGTGAAAAGTTGAGCAACCGAATTGTCGTCAAAGGCTCGGCTCGTCTCGCGGCCACAGACCATCATGGGAAAGTACGGCGCCTCGATACGACCATCGTCACAGCGCTCAGAACTGTCCCGCGACCCTCTGAGGCCCATATTTCTCAGCCTTGA
- a CDS encoding hypothetical protein (conserved membrane protein of unknown function) produces the protein MIWWYWIFLGLALAGAEMVSPGGFYLLFFGIAAVIVGALVGMDVVQADWLQWLLFSILAVFSLLLLRRPLIRLTPGHPPQVMDSMVGETAILLEELQPGYMGKAELRGSTWSTRNVGAVPLLSGQRATVVKVDGLMLWVKSE, from the coding sequence ATGATCTGGTGGTATTGGATATTTCTAGGCTTGGCTTTGGCCGGCGCAGAGATGGTGTCCCCGGGCGGATTTTATCTGTTGTTTTTCGGTATTGCTGCAGTGATCGTTGGTGCTCTGGTTGGTATGGATGTGGTACAAGCCGACTGGCTACAGTGGCTCTTATTCTCCATCCTGGCGGTTTTTTCCCTACTGCTGCTGCGCAGACCTCTGATTCGTCTGACGCCAGGCCATCCGCCACAGGTCATGGACAGCATGGTTGGAGAGACGGCGATTCTACTTGAGGAACTCCAGCCAGGATACATGGGTAAGGCCGAGTTGCGTGGCTCCACGTGGAGCACACGGAACGTCGGAGCCGTTCCCCTTCTATCGGGTCAACGCGCAACGGTCGTCAAAGTGGATGGTCTGATGCTCTGGGTCAAATCAGAATAA
- a CDS encoding hypothetical protein (conserved protein of unknown function) has translation MFKKLMVAIDGSEISMKALMEATRIAVSHHATLRIVYVVSDSEHTDQEAGPKLLAQATSAVGDGVDTETRVLHADAMYGLNGIAETIANAANEWSADLVVVGSSHRQGLERWVIGSVAEQLIAKVDASILLVRPH, from the coding sequence ATGTTCAAGAAACTTATGGTGGCGATTGACGGAAGCGAGATTTCCATGAAGGCGTTGATGGAAGCCACGCGCATAGCTGTATCCCATCACGCGACGTTGCGCATCGTCTATGTGGTCTCCGATTCAGAGCATACCGATCAGGAGGCCGGTCCCAAGCTGTTAGCACAGGCCACGTCTGCTGTTGGTGACGGCGTGGACACAGAAACCCGCGTCTTGCACGCTGATGCCATGTATGGCCTGAATGGAATCGCGGAAACCATCGCAAATGCCGCGAACGAATGGAGTGCAGATCTTGTGGTAGTAGGAAGTTCGCATCGGCAAGGTCTGGAACGATGGGTGATCGGTTCCGTCGCGGAACAGTTGATCGCCAAGGTTGATGCATCGATTCTTTTGGTTCGTCCTCATTAA
- a CDS encoding Sulfate adenylyltransferase subunit 2, with product MKHLHALEDQSVYILREAHKHFDALAMLWSMGKDSTELLWLARKAFFGHVPFPLVHIDTGYEMPDLIEYRDRLCREWRLDLVVGKNTEALEAGMGPQQGRVTCCTAMKIDALKQTIAKYKWTAIILGIRADEEGTRAKERYFSLRDKHGEWDFRDQPPELWDQFNTTFPAGSHLRVHPLLDWTELNIWEYLELEQIPLPTLYFDQGNGMRYRSLGCVPCTGTVTSCASTIPHIISELRVTTIAERSGRAQDEGRGMETLRKLGHM from the coding sequence ATGAAGCACTTGCATGCGCTTGAAGATCAAAGCGTCTATATTCTTCGAGAAGCCCACAAGCACTTCGATGCTCTGGCGATGCTGTGGTCGATGGGGAAAGACTCGACCGAGCTGTTGTGGCTCGCACGAAAAGCCTTCTTCGGACATGTGCCGTTTCCGTTGGTTCACATTGATACCGGCTATGAAATGCCTGACCTGATTGAGTATCGGGATCGGCTTTGCCGAGAATGGCGACTTGATCTCGTGGTGGGAAAAAATACCGAAGCCCTCGAGGCTGGTATGGGCCCCCAGCAGGGACGTGTCACGTGCTGCACTGCGATGAAGATCGATGCCCTGAAGCAAACGATCGCCAAATACAAATGGACCGCCATTATACTGGGGATTCGTGCCGATGAAGAAGGGACCCGTGCCAAGGAACGGTACTTTTCACTGCGCGATAAGCATGGCGAATGGGATTTTCGGGATCAGCCTCCAGAGCTCTGGGACCAATTCAATACGACGTTCCCGGCCGGCTCCCATCTCCGTGTCCATCCCCTCTTGGATTGGACGGAGCTGAATATCTGGGAATATCTTGAGCTCGAACAGATTCCCCTTCCCACACTCTACTTCGATCAAGGTAACGGCATGCGATATCGGAGTCTGGGCTGCGTACCATGCACCGGCACGGTGACATCCTGTGCTTCTACGATTCCCCACATCATTTCTGAACTCCGCGTGACCACCATCGCGGAGCGAAGTGGCCGCGCGCAGGATGAGGGCCGTGGTATGGAGACGCTTCGCAAGCTCGGACATATGTAA
- a CDS encoding hypothetical protein (conserved protein of unknown function): MQNDFSGDSKCILNSQTLYIFLDEGGNLDFSASGTKFFTVSTITKLRPFSIESDLLALKYDLLEEGLDLERFHASEDKQAVRDRVFSIIGKHLTQFRIDSLIVEKRKTQPQIRDQEKFYPAMLGYLLKYVFKQVMGENHKQIIVKTDQLPLNKKRKAFEKAIKTTLADMLPNHARYRVLHHESRSSISLQVADYCNWAIYKKWTTGDSRSYDLIKEGIKSEFDIFRTGKEYYY, encoded by the coding sequence ATGCAGAATGATTTTTCTGGAGATTCAAAATGCATCCTCAACTCCCAGACTCTTTACATTTTTTTAGACGAAGGTGGGAACTTAGACTTTTCAGCTAGCGGTACAAAGTTTTTCACTGTTAGCACGATTACAAAATTACGACCCTTTTCTATAGAATCTGATCTCCTAGCACTAAAATACGATCTCCTAGAAGAAGGTCTAGATCTGGAACGATTCCATGCATCTGAAGATAAACAAGCCGTAAGGGATCGCGTCTTTTCAATAATTGGTAAACACCTCACCCAATTCCGCATTGATAGCCTCATTGTTGAAAAACGCAAAACCCAGCCACAAATCCGAGACCAAGAGAAATTTTATCCCGCAATGCTTGGGTACCTCCTCAAATATGTTTTCAAACAGGTCATGGGTGAAAACCATAAACAGATTATTGTCAAAACTGACCAGTTGCCTCTGAATAAAAAGAGAAAGGCATTTGAAAAAGCGATCAAGACCACCTTAGCGGACATGCTCCCAAATCATGCTCGCTATCGCGTTCTACATCATGAGTCTCGGTCCTCAATCAGCTTGCAGGTAGCCGACTACTGCAACTGGGCAATCTATAAGAAATGGACAACAGGGGACAGCAGAAGCTATGACCTAATTAAAGAAGGAATTAAGAGCGAGTTTGATATTTTCAGAACAGGGAAGGAGTACTACTATTGA
- a CDS encoding CRISPR-associated protein, producing the protein MALDQPIKALVIAFVDDASSAVYSINRLKPEALCFVLPEASKALVESAIQPNIQQMPRRWDWIVLADTAEFSTTYQPLARSLPDLLQTWEIQPGELVVDLSGATAAMASSLSLVTLPWTSRLIELRPDREGLGGDRVELDSKTLVWTQSNPWDEQVTVSRREGCELFNQGLFDAAVKLFREVELRVSGGQKPLYRAFADLAEGYGLWERFHYRQAWDKLKTAIKAIEMASLWGGPPGLKAVVPPIKANAGFLEKLVLDPAEVKEFVPLDVLAHAHRQLLFRRNPEAAMIALVRALEGFAQVRLHKAHKIKSWDVLPEQLPQALQEICRTCYLEDIDGKYKLPLQAQFRVLAGLGDQLGQAFLREWQKMKPLLDAASHGLLGHGFELVKSERVQQLYDVVVRLTGTAESSLPKFPVLRL; encoded by the coding sequence ATGGCACTGGATCAACCTATCAAAGCGCTTGTCATCGCGTTCGTCGATGACGCATCATCCGCAGTGTATTCGATCAACAGGCTCAAGCCGGAAGCGTTGTGTTTTGTATTGCCGGAAGCGAGCAAGGCGTTGGTGGAGTCTGCTATACAGCCGAATATCCAACAGATGCCCAGGCGGTGGGATTGGATTGTCTTGGCAGATACCGCTGAATTCTCTACCACCTATCAACCTCTTGCTCGATCGCTCCCAGACCTCCTTCAGACATGGGAGATACAACCGGGTGAGCTGGTTGTGGACTTAAGTGGAGCGACCGCGGCGATGGCGTCCTCGCTCTCCCTGGTGACGCTACCCTGGACTTCCCGGTTGATCGAACTGCGCCCGGATCGCGAAGGGCTGGGAGGTGATCGTGTCGAGCTAGACTCGAAGACGCTGGTCTGGACACAGAGTAATCCGTGGGATGAGCAGGTCACGGTATCTCGTCGTGAAGGGTGCGAATTGTTCAATCAGGGCCTGTTCGATGCTGCGGTCAAACTGTTTCGTGAAGTAGAACTACGGGTGAGTGGCGGACAAAAGCCGTTGTATCGAGCGTTCGCCGATTTGGCAGAGGGGTATGGATTGTGGGAACGATTTCACTATCGTCAGGCCTGGGACAAATTGAAAACCGCGATCAAGGCCATCGAGATGGCTTCGCTCTGGGGCGGACCGCCCGGGTTGAAGGCGGTCGTGCCGCCGATCAAAGCTAACGCAGGGTTTCTCGAAAAGCTCGTCCTTGACCCGGCCGAGGTCAAAGAATTCGTACCGTTGGATGTCCTGGCACATGCCCACCGGCAGCTCCTTTTTCGCCGGAATCCTGAAGCAGCCATGATCGCTCTCGTTCGGGCGCTGGAGGGGTTCGCGCAAGTTCGACTCCATAAGGCGCACAAAATCAAGAGCTGGGATGTCTTGCCGGAGCAGCTCCCGCAAGCACTGCAGGAAATTTGTCGGACCTGTTATCTGGAAGATATCGACGGTAAGTACAAGTTGCCGCTCCAAGCACAGTTTCGGGTGTTGGCGGGGCTAGGCGATCAACTGGGCCAAGCGTTTCTCAGAGAATGGCAGAAGATGAAGCCGCTGTTGGACGCGGCGAGTCATGGGTTGTTAGGGCATGGCTTTGAACTCGTCAAGTCAGAGAGAGTACAGCAGCTGTATGATGTGGTCGTCCGACTCACCGGTACTGCGGAGTCGTCACTCCCGAAGTTTCCCGTCTTGCGTCTCTAG
- a CDS encoding hypothetical protein (conserved protein of unknown function), producing MEQSEVPDRHFKFLVFGIEKKGLTLPKQPIQTPHYTLTFEYFQTARTFHEFDGVILFQGIFEQFEWRPGVMGSYLHHSCAQDELDKRNKEAALLRKKGGVLCFLLTDEFVDRNDKGGNFRHSDLTKHHLNYYNFQRINFSVRDTHLTVKVDDFMKFLERYGAASSYFRNFNDDLDCRIIAECGGKMTGMVLHKHDYFLPTLVPDNRLEVITEYFSVLADSLVSSWTKLFQVLPEWIDTFLFDEEKGLNSERKTLAARMKGIDDRIECLKGYKSILALSHQELVDSVINVFRDGFGIAVDPTDQLREDFKLLDSNKKPFLLCEVKSTNRGVAREHVNQADSHRERSGFNPDFPSLLIINTAVKKARSVDEKDQEIAREQVQHARRNNILIIRTVDLLFLLRRYLAKTISRDEVVKILTTNSGWLRVNQSKWLVLTGDECEPSS from the coding sequence ATGGAGCAATCCGAAGTTCCTGATCGTCATTTCAAATTTCTAGTCTTCGGAATCGAAAAGAAGGGTCTTACTCTCCCAAAACAACCAATCCAGACACCACACTACACGCTCACTTTTGAGTATTTCCAAACCGCGAGGACCTTTCATGAATTTGACGGGGTAATTCTGTTTCAAGGGATTTTCGAGCAGTTCGAGTGGAGACCCGGGGTCATGGGTTCATACCTTCATCATTCGTGTGCTCAGGATGAACTGGATAAGAGAAACAAGGAAGCGGCTTTGCTTCGGAAGAAAGGCGGAGTGCTGTGTTTTCTACTCACAGACGAATTTGTTGATCGCAATGATAAAGGTGGGAACTTCAGGCATAGTGATCTCACTAAGCACCATCTCAACTATTACAACTTCCAGCGGATTAACTTCTCTGTACGAGATACTCACCTTACTGTGAAAGTCGATGACTTCATGAAGTTCCTAGAGCGATACGGTGCTGCTAGTAGTTACTTTAGAAATTTCAACGATGATCTCGACTGTCGCATCATTGCTGAATGCGGTGGGAAGATGACCGGTATGGTACTGCATAAGCACGACTACTTTCTCCCAACGCTCGTTCCTGATAATCGACTCGAAGTGATCACAGAGTACTTCAGCGTCTTGGCAGATTCCCTCGTATCATCATGGACGAAACTGTTTCAGGTGTTACCAGAGTGGATCGATACCTTTCTGTTTGATGAGGAGAAGGGTTTGAATAGCGAACGAAAGACGCTCGCTGCACGAATGAAGGGCATTGATGATAGGATCGAGTGTCTCAAGGGTTACAAATCGATACTTGCACTTTCCCACCAAGAACTTGTGGACAGCGTCATAAATGTTTTCCGTGATGGGTTTGGTATTGCTGTCGATCCCACTGATCAACTACGAGAGGACTTTAAACTTCTTGATTCCAACAAGAAACCTTTTCTGCTGTGTGAGGTAAAGAGCACCAACAGGGGGGTTGCTCGCGAACATGTCAACCAAGCAGACTCCCATCGAGAGCGGTCAGGATTCAATCCGGATTTCCCTTCGCTTCTGATCATCAATACAGCAGTAAAGAAGGCTCGGTCTGTAGATGAAAAGGATCAGGAAATCGCAAGGGAACAAGTCCAGCATGCTCGACGCAATAACATTCTGATCATTCGGACAGTAGACCTCTTATTCTTACTGCGACGATACCTTGCGAAGACGATCTCTCGTGACGAAGTGGTGAAGATTTTGACTACGAACTCCGGCTGGCTTCGTGTTAATCAGTCGAAATGGTTGGTGCTTACAGGAGATGAATGCGAACCCTCTTCATGA
- a CDS encoding hypothetical protein (conserved protein of unknown function), whose amino-acid sequence MKRVAIYGRVSTAGQSTDAQIQECRAYAEQCGYQVVGEYCDTISGTTGKNDRPQLSRLLQDAFARKFDTVLVYSVDRLGRSLKHCLEILELLRSHRTDFISIRQQIDTGSPIGELIFGIFACLASYERTQILERTALGRERARARGVKFGRPSKMNSSVAEAVRLLREKGAGIKEIAKSLQIGVGSVYKALKTAA is encoded by the coding sequence ATGAAGCGCGTTGCAATCTACGGTCGTGTCTCAACCGCAGGGCAATCCACTGATGCGCAAATCCAAGAATGTAGGGCATATGCGGAGCAATGTGGCTATCAAGTCGTCGGTGAGTATTGCGATACGATCAGCGGGACAACGGGGAAGAATGACCGTCCTCAACTCTCTCGGTTGTTACAAGATGCTTTTGCTAGAAAGTTTGATACGGTCCTGGTTTATTCGGTCGACCGGCTGGGGCGGTCCCTGAAGCACTGTTTGGAGATCTTAGAATTGCTTAGATCACATCGCACAGATTTTATTTCAATTCGTCAACAAATCGATACCGGTTCTCCGATTGGTGAACTTATATTTGGAATCTTTGCATGTCTGGCATCCTATGAACGAACCCAGATCCTTGAGCGCACGGCACTTGGACGTGAACGTGCAAGGGCTCGAGGGGTGAAGTTTGGGAGACCGTCAAAGATGAATTCGTCTGTGGCGGAGGCGGTGCGGTTGCTACGGGAGAAGGGGGCGGGGATCAAGGAGATTGCTAAGTCGCTTCAAATTGGCGTAGGTAGTGTGTACAAGGCGCTTAAGACGGCGGCGTAA
- a CDS encoding Isocitrate dehydrogenase (NAD(+)) → MGTQHVVTMLPGEGTGPEICEAVRLIIDASGVNIKWEYEDIGLDCLEKHGTLLPDKTIQNIAKNKVALKGPTTTPIGTGHKSANVTLRKVFDLYANVRPAKLIPVLKRPWDKIDIINFRENTEDSYAAIEHMVSDEVAQCLKVITWPGSYRIADFAFKWAKANGRKKIFCVHKANIMKMTDGLFLDAFREVAKKYTDIESGDIIVDNCCMQLVRNPAQFDCLVLPNLYGDILTDLCAGLVGGLGFAPGANVGDGCAIFEAVHGSAPKYAGMKKVNPSAVLVSGIMMLRWLKEEAAAARIEKAMFAVLDERKHVTYDVGGTAKTDEYAQAIVDKMHAKA, encoded by the coding sequence ATGGGTACACAGCATGTCGTCACGATGTTACCGGGAGAAGGCACCGGCCCGGAAATTTGCGAAGCGGTGCGGCTCATCATCGATGCCAGCGGGGTCAACATTAAGTGGGAATATGAGGATATTGGACTCGACTGTCTCGAAAAACACGGTACCCTTCTACCGGACAAAACCATTCAAAATATCGCCAAAAACAAAGTGGCATTAAAGGGCCCGACCACCACACCGATTGGGACCGGACACAAGAGCGCCAATGTGACCCTCCGTAAAGTTTTTGATCTCTACGCGAATGTTCGGCCAGCAAAACTCATCCCAGTGCTTAAGCGGCCCTGGGACAAAATCGATATCATCAATTTCCGAGAAAACACCGAAGACTCGTACGCCGCCATCGAACACATGGTTTCGGATGAAGTCGCCCAATGCTTGAAAGTCATTACCTGGCCCGGCTCCTATCGCATTGCGGATTTTGCGTTCAAGTGGGCCAAAGCCAACGGACGCAAGAAGATCTTCTGCGTCCACAAGGCCAATATTATGAAGATGACCGATGGTCTCTTTCTCGATGCCTTCCGGGAGGTCGCCAAAAAGTATACGGACATCGAGTCCGGTGACATCATCGTGGATAACTGCTGCATGCAGCTGGTACGAAATCCGGCTCAGTTTGATTGCTTGGTGCTGCCGAACCTCTATGGCGATATCCTGACGGACCTCTGCGCTGGACTGGTGGGAGGCTTGGGATTTGCGCCTGGCGCCAATGTCGGCGATGGGTGTGCGATATTTGAAGCCGTCCATGGCTCAGCGCCGAAATACGCCGGCATGAAGAAGGTCAATCCTTCGGCCGTGCTGGTCTCCGGCATCATGATGCTTCGATGGCTCAAAGAAGAAGCCGCGGCGGCCCGGATCGAGAAGGCCATGTTTGCCGTGCTCGACGAGCGAAAACATGTGACATACGACGTCGGGGGGACAGCAAAAACAGACGAGTATGCACAAGCGATTGTGGACAAGATGCATGCGAAAGCCTGA
- a CDS encoding Isocitrate dehydrogenase, with protein sequence MPTFTEIAKATKKKREIKLVGVDMYIITDKGIPKFDDIGPFKCEFISNRGTKVWPGFVSPDLLQVNWYRCRFIATKDVQDADVNTFLDALTKEGWWWSAAQKLWNYDGEAGFSKAY encoded by the coding sequence ATGCCAACATTTACAGAAATCGCCAAGGCGACCAAGAAGAAAAGAGAGATCAAACTCGTCGGAGTCGATATGTACATTATCACCGACAAAGGCATCCCGAAGTTCGACGACATCGGACCATTCAAATGTGAATTCATCTCGAATCGAGGCACGAAGGTCTGGCCGGGATTCGTGAGCCCTGATCTACTGCAGGTCAATTGGTACCGTTGCCGGTTCATTGCCACCAAAGATGTGCAGGACGCAGACGTCAATACGTTCCTGGACGCCCTGACCAAGGAGGGGTGGTGGTGGTCTGCGGCTCAGAAGCTGTGGAACTACGACGGCGAGGCCGGCTTCAGCAAAGCCTATTGA
- a CDS encoding hypothetical protein (conserved protein of unknown function), with translation MVKRKPSKLGPSLTAKHDVFGGKAIILRYRHCGDWWHFRMYVKGEHKYIQQALGTKDYDLAMERGEQRYIAYAARIQAGERLFSITAKELRERFLREVKERYVGTGRLSQGRLTNITVHTRHYLDFVGEQSKIQNIEPIFFRNYLVFRRQEQKGILLSTVRNEQITIASMYKFAVKEGLISHSTVPEFEKIKVPVDEARREGLTLNEFRKLKQVSEQWHKHVPQTAEKVEEQIYYRRLLHDFIMIQGHYGFRTGELRNLRWEDVDLYANGTARVCIRAENTKVRKMRTTISRHTADFTRIKSYARHLGRRDFVFSAYHKNEQWSRLLLYKYFRELKEQVRMQCGGDFDATKTLYGLRHLFITKKLRTGHNPWEIARFTGTSLRQITTTYDNVLDEQIGHKFIKQKVRWDKDGNPIDLEEEEKETK, from the coding sequence ATGGTGAAGCGTAAACCTTCAAAACTGGGTCCCAGTTTAACTGCAAAGCATGACGTATTTGGTGGAAAGGCAATCATTCTTCGTTATCGGCATTGCGGTGATTGGTGGCATTTCAGGATGTACGTAAAGGGTGAGCACAAATACATTCAGCAAGCGTTGGGAACGAAGGATTATGATTTGGCGATGGAGAGGGGAGAGCAGAGATACATTGCTTACGCAGCGCGTATTCAAGCGGGGGAAAGGTTGTTTTCCATCACAGCGAAGGAGCTACGAGAAAGATTCTTGCGGGAAGTCAAAGAGCGATATGTGGGTACGGGAAGACTCAGTCAGGGGCGATTAACGAACATTACGGTTCATACCAGGCATTATCTGGATTTTGTTGGTGAACAGAGCAAAATCCAAAATATTGAACCAATATTCTTTCGCAATTACCTCGTCTTCCGACGGCAAGAACAAAAAGGCATTCTTCTCAGTACCGTCAGGAATGAGCAAATCACAATTGCATCCATGTACAAATTCGCAGTCAAAGAAGGTTTGATTTCCCATTCCACTGTCCCGGAATTTGAGAAAATAAAAGTTCCCGTTGATGAAGCGCGACGTGAGGGTCTAACGCTCAATGAATTCAGGAAGCTCAAGCAAGTTTCAGAGCAATGGCATAAGCACGTTCCTCAGACTGCAGAGAAGGTAGAGGAACAGATCTACTATCGGCGACTCCTTCACGACTTCATCATGATTCAGGGACATTATGGGTTCCGCACCGGCGAACTCCGTAACCTTCGATGGGAAGACGTGGACTTATATGCGAATGGGACAGCAAGGGTGTGTATCCGTGCAGAGAATACAAAGGTACGGAAAATGAGAACGACCATTTCTAGACACACTGCAGATTTCACAAGGATCAAGTCTTATGCGCGGCATCTTGGGCGAAGAGATTTCGTTTTTTCTGCGTATCACAAGAATGAACAGTGGTCCCGGTTGCTTCTCTACAAGTACTTCAGGGAATTGAAAGAGCAGGTAAGGATGCAGTGCGGTGGGGATTTTGATGCAACGAAGACATTATACGGGCTACGGCATCTCTTCATTACGAAAAAACTTCGGACTGGACACAATCCATGGGAAATCGCGCGATTTACGGGTACTTCCCTTCGGCAAATCACAACAACCTATGACAATGTATTAGACGAACAGATTGGTCACAAGTTCATTAAGCAGAAGGTGCGATGGGACAAAGACGGTAATCCCATTGATCTTGAGGAAGAAGAAAAGGAGACCAAATGA